The Sandaracinus amylolyticus genomic interval CGGCGTAGTGCTTCTCGCGCAGCGCGGTGAGCGCCTCGGGCGACGCGCGGAACGTGAGCACCCGCGCGAACGCCTCTCCGCCTCTCTCGTCGCGCAGGAAGCGTCGCAGGATCACGTCGCCGATCGGCGCGAGGAAGTGCCGCAGCGACTCGACGCGGTGCGCCGGTCGCGCGTCGATGCGCTGGAAGTGCGCGGCGCGCGCCGCGAATCGCTCGCCGTCGCGCTCCACGAGCCCGAGCGCGGAGAGCGCCTCGAGCGCGCGATCGATCTCCTCGGCGCTGCGCCCCCGCACCGAGCGCGCGATCGCGCTCGCGCTGCGCGGACCTCGGCGCGAGAGCGCGAGCAACACGAGCCGCATCGTCTCGAGCGCGAAGCTCCCTCGCGCGATCGCGCCGTCCTGTCGTTGCGCGCGGCGGCTCAGCGTCGCGAGCGTGCGCAGGCTCCGGCCGAACCTCGGCGCGAGGGCGCGCAAGCTGAGCCCGTCGCCGCGCATCGCGCGGAAGTACTCGAGCTCCACGACGTCGAGGAGGTCCTGCACCGGCAGCGCCATCGCGCGAGCGAGCTGGAGCGCGGGCCCGAGCGACGCGCGCAGCACCGCGACCTTCAGCTCGAGCGTCGTGTCCGGGGTCGTGCTCATCGACTCTCCGGTCGTCGCGGCCACCTCGAATTTCCGCTCGGTGGTACCCTCGTCGTCGACGTGAACGCGCCCCGAACGCTCCTCGCACGCGGCCTCTACTCGCTGCCGGGCCTGCAGTCGCGACACCCCACGGGTGCGCGCCTCGCGCCGAGCCCCAAGCACAACGTGCCGCTGCTCGGGCACCTGCCGCTCGTGCGGCCCGACCGTCTCGACTACCTGATGCGCGTCGCGCTCGAGACCGGCGACGTCGTGCGCTTCGAGTTCCCGCACGTCACGGCGCACCTCGTCGCGCACCCCGATCACGTGCAGCAGGTGCTCGTCGATCAACACCGGCTCTTCACCAAGCAGACGCGCGGCTACGCGAAGCTGCGCGCGTTCCTCGGCAACGGCCTGGTCACGTCGGACGGCGAGTTCTGGCTGCGCCAGCGCCGCATCGCGCAGCCCGCGTTCCACAAGAAGCGCATCGCCGGCTTCGCCGACGCGATGGTGCGCGCCGCCGAGGACACCGTGCAGCGCTGGGCCGCGCCCGCGCGCGAAGGCACGCCGATCGACGTCGCCGCGGAGATGATGCGCCTCACGCTGCGCATCGCCGGAGAGACGCTGCTCTCGACCGATCCCAGCGATCGCGCGAACGCGGTGAGCACCGCGCTCACCACGGTGCTGCACGAGGCGAACACGCGCATCAACACGCTCTGGTCGCCGCCCGCGCACTGGCCCACGCCGCGCAACCGAGCGTACGCGGCCGCGACGCGCGAGCTCGATCGCATCGTCCTCGAGATCATCGAGCAGCGGCGACGCGGTCGCGAGCACCGCGACGATCTCCTGCAGATGCTGCTCGAGGCGCGCGACCCCGAGACCGGTGCCGCGATGGACGACAAGCAGCTGCGCGACGAGGTCATGACGATGTTCCTGGCGGGGCACGAGACCACCGCGAACGCGCTCGCGTGGACGTTCGTGCTGCTCTCGCGCTACCCCGCGGTCGCGCGCGCGCTCCACGAGGAAGCGTGCGACGTGCTCGGTGATCGTCCCGCGACCGAGGCCGATCTTCCGAAGCTCGATCTCGCGCGGCGCGTGCTGAACGAGTCGATGCGGCTCTATCCGCCGGTGTGGATCATCGGGCGCTCGCCCGCCGAGCCCGTCGAGATCGGCGGCTACGACATCCCCGCGAAGACGATCGTGTTCACGTCGCAGTGGGTCACCCATCGTCACCCGAGGTTCTGGGACGACCCCGAGGGCTTCGATCCCGATCGCTGGCTCCCCGAGCGCGCGAAGACGATGCACCGCCATCAGTTCTTCCCGTTCGCGGCGGGCCCGCGCATGTGCATCGGCGCCGGCTTCGCGATGATGGAGGGACAGCTCGTCCTCGCGACGCTCGCGCGCCGCTATCGCGTCGATCTCCTGCCCGGCCACCCGATCGTCCCCGAGCCGCTCATCACGCTGCGCCCCAAGCACGGCGTGCGCGCGACCGTGCATCGCATCGACTGACGATCTTTTTCCGTAACGCTCCCGGGGCCGCCCCCCACTAGCGAGCCGTCCGAGCGCGATCGAGCGCGAGGCCGGAGGTCGTCGTCGTGCGCAGAGAGAGAGTCCTCCCCGTCGTCGTCGCGCTCGTGCTGCTCGTGGTCGCTCCATGCGCCGGCGCGCGCGCACAGGACACCTCGACGGTCGGCCGCGTGCTCTTCGCGATGGATCAGGGCGTCGACGACGATCGCGCGCTCGCGCTGCGCGCCGAGCTCGGCCTCCGCGGGCTCGCTCTCGAGCTGATCCCTGCGCTCGCCGGCGAGGACGACGCCGCGCGCGAGCGCCAGGCCCGGCTGCTCGCGCAGCAGCGCGGTGCCTACGCGACCCTGTGGCTCGAAGAGCGCCGCAACGAGGCGCGCGCGGTCACGCCCGCGGGGCCCGTGCGCCGCGCGACGATGCCTCGCTCCGCGAGCTCGATCGATCCGCGTGTGCTCGCGGTCCTGCTCGCGAGCCTGCTCGACGAAGCGATGGCGATGCCCGCGCCCGAGCCACCGGAGTCGACCGTCGTGGTCGTCCCGCAGCAGGCCGACCCCGCGCCGACACCCGAGCGCGCGGCGCCCGAGCCGACTCCCGAGCCCGCACCGTTCGAGCCCGCACCGTTCGAGCCCGCTCCGCCCGAGCCCGCTCCGCCGGAGCCCGCCGCGCCTCCGCTCGGCGCGTTCGTCTCGGACGTCGTCGTGGTGCCGCCCGCCACCGATCTCGAGGGCGACGAGCCCGCAGGCGATCCCGCGCACGCGACCCGCGACGGCGCCCTGCACCCCTACGCGATCGTCGACGCGGTCGGCGGCTTCGTGTGGCGGATGGGCAACTTCGAGAACCACCTGCACCTCGTGCAGCGCCTCGGCGCCGGCCTGGTCGCCGATCGGTTCCGCGGCGAGATCACCGGCGACCTCGGGATCGAGCACTCGATCGACGGCTCGTACGAGTCCGGCGTGCTCCTGCAAGCGCAGGCGTTCGTCGGTGCCTCGTTGCCCGCCGACATCATCTCGTTCGACTTCGGCGGCGTGGTCGGGGTCGCGTTCCACAACCTGCTCGCCGACGCGGACCCCCGCGCCTCGAACTTCGCGGTGCGCCTCGGGACTGCGGTGGGCCTCACCGCGCCGGACAGCCGCGCGGTGTTCCCGTTCCGCGCGCGCATCGAGCTCGGCGTGTTCGCCGTGCCGAGCCCCGCGCTCTACCGCCCCTTCACCAACGTGGTCCTCGGCATCGGGTTCTGGTGATCCGCGCGCGCCGCGGAGCTCCAGCGCCCTCGTCAGCCGCCCCGCGATCACGCCGCTCGACCGCGCCGCTCCGGGCGCGGCGTGCGGACTCGTGTCTTCTCGTGTCGAAAAATAGAGGAAAATCGATGGCTTCCAATATGGTTTCGCTTCCCGCTCGGCTCGTGCTCCTCGGTGTGCTTCTCGTCGGATGCGAGGCGTCGGGCTCCGACGTCGCGCGCTGCATCGAGCTCGCGACGAGGTTCCGCGACAACTGCGCCGCACCGGCCACCGGGGACGCCGACCGCGTGTGCCTCTGGGACGGCTACATCGAGCTCTGCGAGACCGGCGACACCGAGCTCTTGATCGCCTCGATGGAGTGCCTCGACGAAACCCGATGTGCTGCGTTCTCCGACGCCGGCGAAGGAGACGCCTGCCTCGCGTCGGTCCACGCGGCGCTGCGGGCGGCCGCGCTGGGCGAGGTGATCGAGGATCGCTGCACCGCGTGCGGCGGCAGCGAGTGTGCCGCCACGGCGTCAGGCGCCGAGATCTTGCCCTACCTGCGCGCGACCGCCGCGTCCCACCTCGAGCGCTGCGCGGCCTCGTCGTGCTCGCTCGACCAGATCGTGGACGCGTGCGCCGACGACGTCGCGCCGCTCGCCGCGTTCGAGTGCAGCGCGCCGGCCGCCGACGCCGCGCCCTGAGCACAGGCCCGCTCCGGGGCCCGCGAAAAAAGATCTCACGACGGCCCCGGCGCCCCGCACTGCGGAGAACACCTATGCTTCAGCTCGTGCGCGCGCGTCGGGGCTCCACACCATCGGGCGACGAAGACGCCGAACCCGGGGCGGCCATCGATCCGCGCGCGCGCCTCGACGAGCCCACGCTCGAGGCGCTCCGGCGCGGAGACCGCCGGGTCGTGCAGACCGCGCTGCGCGCGTTGTTCCCCGAGGTCCGCAGCCGCATGCATCGCCTGCTCGGCCCGCGCGACGACCTCGACGACGCGACCCAGGACGCGCTGATCGAGATCACACGCGCGCTGCCGCGCTTCGAGGGGCGCGCGTCGCTGTCCACCCTCGCGAGCCGGATCACCGTGCGCACGTCGTTCCGCTACTTCGGCCGCCCGCGCACCGTGCCCCTCGAGATCGTCGAGCCGCACGATCCCGACGACCCCGAGTCGCGCGTCGCGAGCCGGGAGACGCTGCGCCGCCTCTATCGCTGTCTCGACAAGATGTCGCCCAAGCGCCGCGTCGCGTTCGTGCTCTGCTGCGTCGAAGGCATGACGCCGGGAGAGGCCGCGGACATCGAGGGCGTGCCCTCGCTCGTGATGCGCGCGCGCCTGCTCCAGGCGCGCAACGAGATCGCGCGGTTGATGAAGGGCGATCCGCTCGCGGAGGCGCTCGCTCAGGCTGGACGTCGCGGCGCGGGCGCGCGCGACGAAGACGAGGAAGGTGGAGGATGAGCCGCGACCGACTCGACGACCGCACCGTCGACGCGCTCGCGACGATCGCGCGCCAGGCGCCGGTGCCTCCGATCACCGACGCGCGCCGCGACGCGCAGATCGCGCGCGCGATCGCGGAGGCCGAGGACCGCGCCGTCCTCGAGACGCCGCGAGCACGCAGCCGCACGCCGTACGTCGCATGGGCGATCGCGGCGGCCGCGCTGGTCGCGCTCGCGTTCGTCACGATGCGCGACGCGCCGACCGCGGACGTCGGTGAGGGCGTGCTCGTGCTCGCGACGGGCGATCGCGTCACGACCGCGCCGCACGCGGCGCTCGCGCTCGACGAGGTGTCGCCCGAGTCGCGCCGCATCTCGGTGCACGCGGGCGAGGCGCTCTTCGACGTGCGCCCGCTCGAGCCGAACGAGTCGTTCGTGGTGCGCACGCCCGAGCTCGAGGTGACGGTGCGCGGGACGGTGTTCTCGGTCGAGCGCGTCGGTGATCGCACCGTGGTGCGCGTCTACGAAGGTCGCGTGGACGTGCGCGAGCGCGGCGAGCTCGTCTCGATCACGCCCGGCGAGACCTACCGCTCGGGCGAAGGTCGCGCGCGCGACGCCCAGGAAGGCGCGCTCGCCGCGATCGGTCGCGCCGCCGCGGCCGCGCGCGAGCCGGTGGCTGCTCGCACGCCGATCGCCGAGCCCGCGCCGATCGCCGAGCCCGCTCCGACGGCCGAGCCCACGTCGGTCCCCGAGCCCACGCCGATCCCCGAGCCCGCGCCGGTCGCTGCGCGCAGGACCACGATCGAGCCCGAGCCCACGCCGGCCATCGAGCCCGCCCCGACTCCGCCCGCGCCCTCGCTCGCCGAGATCCAGTCGCTCGTCGCGTCGCGCCGCTTCGCCCAGGCGCTCGACGCGGCCCGCGCCGCCCGCGCCCACGCACCGACGGAGTGGCGCTTCGGCATGCTCGAGGCCCACGCGCTCCAGGGCCTCGGTCGCGCCGCCGAGGCCGCCGATGCCTACGACGCGCTCGCCCGCACGGCGCCGTCCGCGCAGCGCGCCGAGGCCGCGTTCCGCGCGGCGACCCTCCGCTGGCGGGAGCTCGCCGACGCGCGCGGCGCGGTCACCTCGCTCGACGCCGTCGACTTCGCGCAGAGCGCCCTCGAAGAGCGCGCCCTCGGCCTCCGCGCCCGCGCCCTCGACGCAGCCGGCGATCGCACGGCCGCGCGGGACGCCGCGCGCGCCTACCTCGCGCGCTACCCCGAGGGCGGCCTCGCCGACGTGATGCAGGCGCTCGTCGCCCCGTGATGGCCCGGAGGCTCCGCGGCTGCGATGCTCGCGCCTCCGCGCGATGTCCGCCTCGACTCCGCACCGCTACGGCCTCCGCACTGCGGCCCTCCTCGTCGTCGCGAGCATGGTCGGCACGGGCGTCTTCACGACGAGCGGGATCCTCCTCGCCGAGCTCCGCTCGGTCCCCGCGGTGCTCGCGGTGTGGATCGTCGGCGGCCTCGTCGCGCTCGCGGGCGCGCTCTCCTATGCCGAGCTCGCCGCGCAGCTCCCCGAGAGCGGCGGCGAGTACACGCTCCTCGCCCGCGCGTTCCACCCCGCGGTCGGCTTCACCGCGGGCGTCGTCTCGATCGTCGCCGGTTTCGCCGCGCCGATCGCCGCGTGCGCCATCGCGTTCGCGCGCTACCTCGACGCCGCGTTCCCCGGCCTCGTCCCCGAGCTCCCCGCGGCGATCGCGATCGTCGTGCTCACGACCGCCGTCCACGTGGGCCATCTCCGCAGCGGTGCGCGCTTCCAGGACGCGCTCACCATCGCGAAGATCGTCCTCGTCGCGATCTTCGTCTTCGGCGGCGCGACCGAGGGCGATCTCTCGCGCCTGGCCGAGCCCCTCGATCCCGCGACGCTCGTCTCGCCGCCGTTCGCGATCGGGCTCGTGCTCGTCTACTTCGCGTACACCGGGTGGAACGCCGCGGCGTACGTCGCGGGCGAGATCGAGCGCCCGGCGCGCACCCTCCCGCTCGCGCTGCTGCTCGGCACCGCCGGCGTCACGGCGCTCTACGTCGGCATCAACGCGGTGCTCCTCGCGAGCGCTCCGCGCGCCGAGCTCGAGGGCGTCGTCGAGATCGGCGCGGTCGCCGCGACCCACCTCTTCGGCGCCACCGCGGGCCGCGTCCTCGCCGCCGTCATCGCGCTCGGCCTCGTCTCCACGATCGGCGCGTTCGTCGTGACCGGCGTCCGCGTGTACGACGCGATCGGCCGAGACCATCCGGCGCTCGCGTTCCTCGCGCGGCGCAACGCCGGCGGCTCGCCGGTCGTCGCGCTGCTCGTCCAGGCCGGCCTCGCGCTCCTCATGGTGGCAACCGCGAGCTTCGAGACCCTGCTCGCCGCCGTCGGCTTCACCCTCTCCATCGCGTCCGGCCTGACGGTCATCGGCGTCGCAATCGTCCGCGCTCGCCACCCCGAGCGCCCTCGTCCGTACCGCGTCCCGCTCTACCCGATCACCCCGCTTTTCTTCGTGATCGTGATGATCTGGACGGTCTACGAGTCGATCCTCTACGCCCGCGCGATAGCCCTCTTCGGTGTCGCCACGATTGGGCTCGGTCTGCTGGGGTATTTCGTCCTCTCCGCGAAAAACCGCGCAAATCCCGCGTGAGCGAGTCACCCTGTCACGGCTGATCCGAAGACCTCTGGGGACTCCAGTCTCCGCCCCACCATCTCCCACATGTCCGTAGATGGTCCTCCTCGCCGGGATCTCCTGTGAAATCAGGACCATCGACCCCGCACAGACGTTCGTGGCATCCTGGCATGCGCGTCGCACTAGGCCCCATCACGCAACGCGACGACGAGGTCGAACGCCATGCAGAAAACCCGTGCTCAACACGCGATCGAGATCGCCGAGTCGGCCGAAGGAGGCTTTCGCCGCCCTGCCGATGCGGAGGTCGCGGCGCTGGCGGGCACGCGTGGCGTCGTCTTCGTGGAGTACGTCGCGCTGCTGTTGCTGGTGACGATCATCGGGGCCGGTGCCGTGGTCACCCTGGGCATCCCCCTCGTGAATCTCTTTCGCTATCAGCAGCTGATTCTGTCGCTCCCGATCCCCTGACGGAGTGACGGGCCCACCTCGTTCCAGCCAACCCAGGAGAACCCGAGAATGGACAAGCTGAGCATGAACAAGTCGCGCCGCGTTCGTGAGCTCCTCGCGGATACCCGCGGTCTGTCGACCGTCGAGTACATCATCATCCTCTGCCTCATCGCGGTCGTGTGCTTCGCCATCTGGCGCCAGTTCGGTGAGACCGTGAAGGCGAAGGTCCAGGGCGCGGACGGCATGGTCGGCACGCTCCCGACCGACAGCTCGCCGTGACTTGATCGCCATCTCGGCGATCTCCTGAGAGGAGCCGCAGCGTGAGCTGGTGGAGATAAGGTGTTCGGTCTCGGCCCGGATCCCGAGCTGTTACCGTACCTGTACGGTCTCGCCGTCGTCATGACCGCCGTCGCGGCGTTCACCGACTGGCGCACCGGACACATCCCCAACTGGCTCACGCTGCCGCCCCTGTTCCTCGCGCCGCTGGTCCACGGACTGATGAACGGCGCGGAAGGATTCTTCGGATCGATCCTCGCCGTCGCGATCTGCGGCGCCGTCCCGCTCCTGATGTTCTGGCGGGGCGGCATGGCCGGAGGCGACGTGAAGCTCTTCGCGGCGATCGCCGCGGTGTGTGGGATCGAGGTCGGCCTCGAGGCCGAGTTCCTCGCGTTCATCGTCGCGGGGATCTACGCGCTCGGCCGGCTCGCCTGGCAGGGGAAGCTCCTCCGCACGCTGGGCAACAGCTTGTACATGGGCATGAACCCGCTGCTCCCTCAGCGGCTGCGCAAGCCGATCAGCCCCGAGCTCCTGCACACGCTGCGGCTCGGCGGCGCGATCTTCGCGGGCACGCTGATCGCGGTGTTCAGCCGGCTCCAGACCTTCTTCATGTTCGGTACCTGAGAGACCCGTCGTGGACCCACACCAGAGAGGCGGGATTCGTATGGTCGGCAAGCTCGCTCGAGACACGAGAGGCGCTGCCTACGTCGAGTTCCTGATCTCGTTCATCCCCGTGTTCTTGATGTTCCTGGGGATGGTCCAGATGGGCCTGATGTTCGTCGGCGGCCTCGCGGTGCAACGCGCGGCGTCGGCCGCGGCGCGCGCCGCGATCGTCGTGCTCGACGACGACCCGCAGTACTACGGCGGCGAAGGGCGCATGCAGATCGGCGGCGGCAGCGGCAGTGGGCCCAGCGCCGGCGAGGGCCTGATCGACTTCCTCGGATCGAGCGGCGTCAGCGGCGGCGACACCGGCGGGATGGGCGGCGCGGGCGGCTCCGCGGCCGACACCGGCGACAGCGCGCGTCTCTCCGCGATCCACAGCGCCGCGTCGATCCCGCTCTTCGCGGTCGCACCGCCTCCCTCGGCGCTCGTTCGCCCCGAGTCGGTGATGGCGGCGATCGGCAACAACCGCGATCCTCTCGGGATGCCTCCGAGCCGCCTGCTCTCCGGGCTCGTCTGGAACAACACGGGCGCGCTCGCGGTGCGCCTCGTCGACGGCCCCGCCTCGCGCACCGATCAGCGCAGCTTCGATGCCGCGCCGCTGCACGAGGACGACGCGGTGCCGACGCCGGCGCGCGTGCGCGTGACGTATCTCTTCCACTGCGGCGTTCCGCTCGCGAACCGCCTGATGTGCAACGACCCGCTCGCGCTGCTGTTCGGCGCGGACGGCGCCGCGCTCGCCCGTCTCGTGACCGGCGGCACCCCGAGCCTCGAGCGCCTGCAGGCGATCTCGCGGCAGCGCGAGCTCGAGCTCGCGCGCGAGTCGCGCGACGAGATCCCCTGGAGCGATCTCGGCGACAACGCGCGTCAGGGCGTGGGCGCGCTCGGAATCGGTGCGTCGCTCCTCGGCATGTCGATGCGCGTGAAGGTGATGACCGCCGAGGCGCAGCTCCCGATCCAGTACGCGAATTATCAGTACCAGAGCGAGTGAGGGGCTGACGATGATCGCGCTTCTCCGACGTCTGCTCCGAGACGAGCGATCGTCGGGCGCGCTCGCGGACGGCGAGGCGCTCGACGCGCTCGGCCCCGTGCACGGTCCCGCGCTGCCGGTCGCGCTCCGCGACGTCTGGCGCCCGCGCTCGCTCGGCGAGCTCGGCGGGGATCAGTCGGGCGCGATGATGGTGATGGGCATCTTCATGGCGATGATGCTCGTCGGGATGGTCTACTACGTCTGCGGCATCGGCGACGCGATCGTCTATCGCGAGCGGATGCAGGACGCCTCGGACAGTGCCGCGTTCGCGAGCGCGGTGCTCCACGCCCGAGGGATGAATTACATCGTCCTGATCAACATCATCATGGCGGCGCTGCTCGCGATCCTCGTCGCCCTGAAGTTGGTCGAGACGCTCGCCTGGATTGGCATCTTTGCGTGTTATGCGATTGCCGCGCTCAGCTTCGGGACCGCGAGCGGCATTCTCGCGCTCGTCCCGCCGCTGCAGACGATCCAGCAGACGACTTCGAATCTCTACAACACGCTCAAAGAGCCCATCTTCACCGCACTGCGAGTCTGCGACACGACACAGACGGTGATCGCGCGAGTGGTGCCCGTCGTCGCGCAAGCGCGCGTCGTGCAGCTCGCGGCGGACGTGTACGCGCCGACGACGCAGATCGGATTCGCGTGGCCGCTCTATCGCCCGCTGCCGGTCGTCGACGACAGCTTCGACGAGCTCTGTCGTCGCGCCGGTCAGACCGCGGGCGACATCGCGATGCTGCCGTTCTTCTTCCTGCCGGGCTCGATCCGCGACGCGATCAGCGACGCGCTCGGCGGGCTCGCGGCGACGTTCTCGTCGTGGTTCTGCGGCGGCAGTGGGTCGGGCGACGGCGGCGAGCCGCCTTCGGTCACCTACGACGTGACCACGCTGCTGCCCGACAACCCCGACGGCGACTCCGCGGAGTGCGCGCGCTCGCGTACCGACGACAGCGCGGATCGCGCGTCGTGTGATCGCTACCAGGCCTGGTACGAAGCGGGCGAGCGCTGCGCGCGCACCGAGAACCCGCCCGAGTCGTGCAGCGCGGGGGATCGCACCGCGTACGAGCAGCGCGTGGCCGCAGGCCGTAGCGACTGCCGCGGTGACGACAAAGAGAACTTCGTCTGGGAGACGACTCGATACTCGCGCACCGAGCGCTGGATCTGGGTCGGTGATCTCGAGACCGGTCACTGGGACTATTCGCTCTCGGCGCCGACGATCGTCGACAACGGTCCGACCGAGTCGGGCTGCGCGGGCGGTCGCTCGTCGTCGGGCACGTGCTGCTCGACGGGATGCGCGTGCGGCGCGACCTGCATCGCGTGCACGAACAACTGCACGATGCCCGGCGTGATGACGGGCAGCTCCTCGCACGCGATCGGCAACGACGAGGACGAGCTGCCCTGCGGCAGCGACGACTTCGAGGACTTCCAGGGCAGCGGCCCGTTCGTCTGCGCCGAGGAGATCACGACGCGCGGCTGCGACTGCCCGGGCAGCGACGCGCCCGGCGCGTTCGACGGCTGCAGCAACTCGCGCGAGGGCGGCGGCGGCATGATGCCGACCGGCTTCTACGAGGACTGCACCGACAACCGTCCGACCTCGCTGCCCGCGACGTACACCCGGACGATCGAGTTCACCGCGGTGACGGCGGTGCTCTCCTGCGCGCAGACGCGCGAAGAAGAGCTGCCGGTCGACGATCAGCTCTTCGAGGACGGCGCGACCGCGCCCGACTCGAGCAACTGCGACATGTGCCCGAAGAAGCTCGAGGACTGCGCGCAGCTCGGCGAAGAGCGCTTCCAGCTCCGCACGTTCGTGCTCGGCGACGTGAGCCAGTCGCAGCGCGCCGACGCCGGCGTGCGCCTCGCGGCGTGGGGCCAGGAGGGCGGCGGGACGTACTCGAGCATCATGAACGTCGCCGGGCGCCTCTCGTTCGCGCAGGCCGAGTACATGTTCTGGCACC includes:
- a CDS encoding APC family permease, translating into MSASTPHRYGLRTAALLVVASMVGTGVFTTSGILLAELRSVPAVLAVWIVGGLVALAGALSYAELAAQLPESGGEYTLLARAFHPAVGFTAGVVSIVAGFAAPIAACAIAFARYLDAAFPGLVPELPAAIAIVVLTTAVHVGHLRSGARFQDALTIAKIVLVAIFVFGGATEGDLSRLAEPLDPATLVSPPFAIGLVLVYFAYTGWNAAAYVAGEIERPARTLPLALLLGTAGVTALYVGINAVLLASAPRAELEGVVEIGAVAATHLFGATAGRVLAAVIALGLVSTIGAFVVTGVRVYDAIGRDHPALAFLARRNAGGSPVVALLVQAGLALLMVATASFETLLAAVGFTLSIASGLTVIGVAIVRARHPERPRPYRVPLYPITPLFFVIVMIWTVYESILYARAIALFGVATIGLGLLGYFVLSAKNRANPA
- a CDS encoding RNA polymerase sigma factor, translated to MRARRGSTPSGDEDAEPGAAIDPRARLDEPTLEALRRGDRRVVQTALRALFPEVRSRMHRLLGPRDDLDDATQDALIEITRALPRFEGRASLSTLASRITVRTSFRYFGRPRTVPLEIVEPHDPDDPESRVASRETLRRLYRCLDKMSPKRRVAFVLCCVEGMTPGEAADIEGVPSLVMRARLLQARNEIARLMKGDPLAEALAQAGRRGAGARDEDEEGGG
- a CDS encoding cytochrome P450; the protein is MNAPRTLLARGLYSLPGLQSRHPTGARLAPSPKHNVPLLGHLPLVRPDRLDYLMRVALETGDVVRFEFPHVTAHLVAHPDHVQQVLVDQHRLFTKQTRGYAKLRAFLGNGLVTSDGEFWLRQRRIAQPAFHKKRIAGFADAMVRAAEDTVQRWAAPAREGTPIDVAAEMMRLTLRIAGETLLSTDPSDRANAVSTALTTVLHEANTRINTLWSPPAHWPTPRNRAYAAATRELDRIVLEIIEQRRRGREHRDDLLQMLLEARDPETGAAMDDKQLRDEVMTMFLAGHETTANALAWTFVLLSRYPAVARALHEEACDVLGDRPATEADLPKLDLARRVLNESMRLYPPVWIIGRSPAEPVEIGGYDIPAKTIVFTSQWVTHRHPRFWDDPEGFDPDRWLPERAKTMHRHQFFPFAAGPRMCIGAGFAMMEGQLVLATLARRYRVDLLPGHPIVPEPLITLRPKHGVRATVHRID
- a CDS encoding FecR domain-containing protein; protein product: MSRDRLDDRTVDALATIARQAPVPPITDARRDAQIARAIAEAEDRAVLETPRARSRTPYVAWAIAAAALVALAFVTMRDAPTADVGEGVLVLATGDRVTTAPHAALALDEVSPESRRISVHAGEALFDVRPLEPNESFVVRTPELEVTVRGTVFSVERVGDRTVVRVYEGRVDVRERGELVSITPGETYRSGEGRARDAQEGALAAIGRAAAAAREPVAARTPIAEPAPIAEPAPTAEPTSVPEPTPIPEPAPVAARRTTIEPEPTPAIEPAPTPPAPSLAEIQSLVASRRFAQALDAARAARAHAPTEWRFGMLEAHALQGLGRAAEAADAYDALARTAPSAQRAEAAFRAATLRWRELADARGAVTSLDAVDFAQSALEERALGLRARALDAAGDRTAARDAARAYLARYPEGGLADVMQALVAP
- a CDS encoding A24 family peptidase codes for the protein MFGLGPDPELLPYLYGLAVVMTAVAAFTDWRTGHIPNWLTLPPLFLAPLVHGLMNGAEGFFGSILAVAICGAVPLLMFWRGGMAGGDVKLFAAIAAVCGIEVGLEAEFLAFIVAGIYALGRLAWQGKLLRTLGNSLYMGMNPLLPQRLRKPISPELLHTLRLGGAIFAGTLIAVFSRLQTFFMFGT
- a CDS encoding TadE/TadG family type IV pilus assembly protein, with translation MVGKLARDTRGAAYVEFLISFIPVFLMFLGMVQMGLMFVGGLAVQRAASAAARAAIVVLDDDPQYYGGEGRMQIGGGSGSGPSAGEGLIDFLGSSGVSGGDTGGMGGAGGSAADTGDSARLSAIHSAASIPLFAVAPPPSALVRPESVMAAIGNNRDPLGMPPSRLLSGLVWNNTGALAVRLVDGPASRTDQRSFDAAPLHEDDAVPTPARVRVTYLFHCGVPLANRLMCNDPLALLFGADGAALARLVTGGTPSLERLQAISRQRELELARESRDEIPWSDLGDNARQGVGALGIGASLLGMSMRVKVMTAEAQLPIQYANYQYQSE
- a CDS encoding Flp family type IVb pilin — its product is MDKLSMNKSRRVRELLADTRGLSTVEYIIILCLIAVVCFAIWRQFGETVKAKVQGADGMVGTLPTDSSP